The stretch of DNA CCCGTTCGCCGTTGAATAATCACACCTTCTCAGCAGCAAGATTCGTACCAGAGCCAGTCCGGCAAATCGAATCCGCCTATCCAGGTCGCTGGCGAAAGCCCACATGATAAACAGCAGGTTGGTGCGGATCAGTATATGGAGTAGGGAACGGGAATGGGAAACAGTGAATTACCGCAAAACCTTATGCAAGGCTAGAACCCTGATCAAGAATTTGTTAATATTTAATGCTAAAATTTAAAGAACAGCCGGATAGAGCGACTGACTATCAAATTTGATCATCTTAGAATTTAAATGGAGGCAGATATGAAATTTAAGAATTTTCTCAGTTTTGAACGGATGATCACCCCGGTGATCATCAAAGTCTTGTTTTACATCGGCTTGGTCGTCAGTGTCATTGGCGGGATTGTTGTATTCATCGGTTCTGTGATTGCCGGGTTCGCGGACGGAGGCGTTGGATCCATCTTGCTTGGGTTAATCGGCGGCTTGATCGGCGGCGTCCTGACCGTCTTCCTGGGTGTCCTGGCTACCCGGATCTATGCTGAACTGTTGATCCTGTTCTTCCGCATCAATGAAACCCTGACAGACATTAAAGGCCTACTGCAGGAAAAGTAATTTTCTGAGTATGTGAACGGTGAGTGGCCGTTGCCAGCAGACTCTACTTTGGGCTGTGTTCTTCATGCTGATTTGGTTTGAAGGCTGCGTGGCTTAAAACTCCCCACTCACCTTTCACCGTTTACCACTTTCGATACTCCATTTGACCGCTAGCCCGGTTTGGAGTATTCTGCTGCCTATGAATATGCATGCTACCGCGCTGGCGCATCCCAATATCGCCTTTATCAAATTCTGGGGGCTGGCTGACGAACCCCGCCGCATCCCAGCCAACGGCTCGCTCTCGATGAATATCGACGGCTTGACGACCAGGACCCGCGTGGAGTTCGACCCGACCCTGGCAGCAGATGAACTGCTCATCAATGGTCAGCCAGTTTTTGGCAACGGGTTGGAGCGCGTCCAGACCTTTATGGATCGCATCCGGAGGTTGGCAGCAAAAAAACTGTATGCCCACATCAGTAGCGAGAATAACTTTCCCATTGGCGCCGGGCTGGCCTCCTCGGCTTCTGGTTTTGCCGCCCTGGCCCTGGCCGGGACGGCTGCACTCGGTTTGACGCTTTCCGAAAGGGAGCTTTCTGCACTTGCCCGTTTTGGTTCAGGCTCGGCATGCCGTTCCATCCCCGCCGGGTTTGTCGAATGGACCGTAGACCCTGCGATGGGCGAGACCGATGCGCACTCCATCGCCCCTGTCGACCACTGGGACCTGGTGGATTGCATCGCCATCCTCAGCCACGCGCACAAACCGGTTGGTTCGCAGGAGGGGATGCGCAGCGCTCCCTCCAGTCCACTGCA from Brevefilum fermentans encodes:
- the mvaD gene encoding diphosphomevalonate decarboxylase gives rise to the protein MNMHATALAHPNIAFIKFWGLADEPRRIPANGSLSMNIDGLTTRTRVEFDPTLAADELLINGQPVFGNGLERVQTFMDRIRRLAAKKLYAHISSENNFPIGAGLASSASGFAALALAGTAALGLTLSERELSALARFGSGSACRSIPAGFVEWTVDPAMGETDAHSIAPVDHWDLVDCIAILSHAHKPVGSQEGMRSAPSSPLQAARVADAERRLKLCRQAILERDFAVLAEITELDCNLMHAVMMTSTPPLYYWEPGSLAIIQAVKAWQAEGLSVTFTLDAGPNVHLITTRGSMDEVTHRLRRFPEVIDVVCGGPAGPARLVEQVSPSRTAQV
- a CDS encoding DUF4282 domain-containing protein, with translation MKFKNFLSFERMITPVIIKVLFYIGLVVSVIGGIVVFIGSVIAGFADGGVGSILLGLIGGLIGGVLTVFLGVLATRIYAELLILFFRINETLTDIKGLLQEK